Within Anopheles nili chromosome 3, idAnoNiliSN_F5_01, whole genome shotgun sequence, the genomic segment CTCTCGAGTGCATCCAGTTCTGCGCCTGGCAGGCCACCCTCTGCAAGGAATTTCTGCAGTGCCTTACGCTCCTGCGTACTCTCGAGCACGTAGTCCACGGCAGATGCCTCCACCTGGCGCCCGATTGGCATGCCTGATTGTGCCAAGCCCTGCAGGATCGTGCTGTCTAGGCTGACGACAAGTGAGCCCTCACCTGAGACAGCTCCACCGTACGCGGGTTGACTAGGCTTGAGAAGCTTCAACTCCTCAGGCGTTACGGTGAAGCTCTGCACCGAGAACTCTTCGTCGCCATCTTCGGTGTCCTTGAGATCGGGCGCCACAAATCGCGGTCCGTCAGCTGTCTGCACGATCCGACCTGGGATGAAAGTGACCCGATTCTCTGATTCGACGACACGTCCTGGCACAAACCGTGGTCCATCCTCGGTGTCAACGATCTGTCCAGGCACGAACTTCTCTCCATCATCATCCGTACTGATCACCTGACCAGGGATGAAGGTAGGACCGGCGCGTGTGTTGATGATCTGACCCGGCACAAACCTCGCTCCGTCCGGTGTCTCCATTGTCTGGCCAGGCACGAATTTGGGACCACTTTTCGTCTCAATGATCTGTCCGGGTACGAACTTCATGCCCTCGGACGTCTCAATCACTTGCCCAGGGACGAACTGCTCTCCTCGATCGGTCAGCACAACCTGACCTGGCATGAAGCCACCGTCTTCGGTTTTCACGCCCGGTATGAACTTCGACTCGGCGAGCTGGCGAACTAACTGACCCGGGATCACCTTCCCAGCTGGCAGATGTTCTCGCCCAATCCGCTCCGGGTAGAACTCAACACTACCGGCTTCGTTCTGTACCAGATGGCCGAATACACACAGCGAAGGTTCTCCGGCGGCCAATCGGTCTCCATCCACGACCAGCCCAACAGGGATAGCTTCTCGGAATCGCACCGCATCGATGGTAGATGCCAGTTCGAAGGTTACTTCGCCATTTGAACCCACGGCCGTCGTTCCTGGCATGAACACGTCACCGTGACGCGTGCGTACAACCTGTCCCTCGACGAACTTGGAGCCTTCCTTCGTTTCGATGTTCACTCCCGGCACAAACCGGgcaccatcatcgtcgtcgatgcCCGGTACGAACGTGTCCCCAACGTAGCGACCCGGCACGAATCGGGCTCCTTCAGATGTCACGATTGTCTTTCCTGGCACGAACCGTTCGGTTGCATCTCCCGCGAGCTGGTTGGGAACTGTTTGACCAGGCACGAACACTaatccaccatcaccggtaGGTACGTTCTGGCCCGGAACGAACCGTTCACGACCAGCAACCGTGATCGTTTGACCCGGCACAAACCGAACGCCTCCCGGAGTGTCGATCGCTTGTCcaggaacgaacgaaccagtTCGTTCGTCTACAACACCTGCCACAAATTTACTAGCGCCCTCTGGTGTCACGACCGTTTGACCCGGCACAAAACGTGGCTCGCCGTCTCCATCCACTAGCACCTGACCACACACGAACCGACCCTCGACTGTACGTCCTGCCACGAACGCACGACCTGTCACTTCACCTGGCACGAACTGAACTGTTCCATCTGGTCCGGCCATAGTGACACCGGGAACGAACTCGAGCAGTTCACCGGACGGTAGTGACTGGCCCGGTACAAAAGTGGGGCCCTTTTTACCGACCTGTACCGTTTGGCCTGGGAGAAACACGGGTTGATGGTTCACGACCAACCGCACTCCAGGTACTCCCTCCACCTCGATCTGTTCGCCTTGTGTGCCTGCGAGAGCTGTCACGATCGAAGCGAGATCGTCTGGATGAGGCAACAGTTCACTTCCCGCCAATCGTTCCGTGAGTCGAGCGGTCTTGCTGAGAGTTTCCTGGTCCAGTGCTGCCATTGCAGCTATTCGTTCCGGACGCACTTCAACCCGTGCTGGCTCGATCGTGCCGACGTATGAAGCCGCATCTAGACCGGAGCATCGAGTGAGCTGTTCGGAGTCGATTGCGATCGGTCGTGGGATTTCCAAAACCGCGGGGATCACTCGTAGAGGAGCAGGAAGAGTCCGCACCGAGCTCACAACCCCACCACCTTCGGCACTACGATCCGCGGCTTCACGTTCCAGCGTTCCCCAATCCCAGGACTCGATAAGCGGTTTCACCAGATCACCCAGCTCAGGATCCTGTCCTAGCAGGTGTTCGTTGAGCCGAAGTGCCTGTTGTTGCTCTTCCCGCTGACGTTCACGCCGTTCAGCTGCCAACTTAGCTGCTTTCTCACGGTGTTCCTCGATGAAGCGCTGTTCCTGTTCGAGTTGTTCCTCTTCGGCACGTTCCTTCCGCTCGAAGATGTGCGCGATGGACGAcaaggcgcctccattggctTTTGGCTTGGGTCGAGCTGCATCCTCGCGCTCGCGCCGTTTGATCACTTCTTCACGAGGACCTTCACCTTCGTACAGTGCATTATCTGGGCCAGCTGTCTCGAAACCTTTCAACGGTACAGCCACACTGGCACCCTTGCGCAATCGGATCAACAACTTATCGGACTCCTTCGCCAGCAGCACATCGCGTACGTCACCATCGCGTACGGCCGCTTCAAGTCGTGCTGGAAAGACGAGTCCAAAACCACGCTCTTCCACCCGGTACACGTACAGTGTCTGCTCGAGTGGAGCCGTTTTGCGTGCCAACACCTCGCTCAGGTTACGTTGGGCCTCATCACCGGCGTCCAGCACCGGTAGAACGTACCGGAACGCGCTCACCAGCTCGTGTGGTCGGTTTCCGTACGCACCCGGTTGGTAATGGTGCCGTTCCAGCTCGGCGGACACGTTCGTGACACGGCACCGATCCGCACCGGTTCCGTTGCGAGGTCTGGCCAACGCCACCGGGATGAAATGGTGTGATGGTAGCCCGTATGATTTGCCCGTGACCcggcaaaaacgcttggcaGCTGCCGGTGAGATCGGTGGCAACATCGGGAAGTAGTTGGGCTTTGGCAGCGACCTGCACTTGCCCGTGATCCGGCAAAACGACATCGTGGTGGTTCTGGTGGGTGCTTGTGCAACAGCAAGATGTTCGGTTTCGTTCTCGACTCCACCGGTTCAGTCTCGTCCTCTCGGGATCAGACTGGAACTCCAACGAAGCTGGCCCAAAAATAGCTcgttccccttttttggggtgcgcGTGATGTTGGTATGAGAGCGtgagttttcccgttttcgttTCCGGACGGAATGCGACGCCACGCAGGCACGCTCCACCGACGGCGACGCCGGTGAGATTGCGCGTCTTtcgatgtttattttcggCTGTTCCGGATGCCGTTGGGATGCACCGCTTTCAGGAGCCCTTAAGCAATGTGTGCACTTTTCTTCGCTGCTTGAATGCCAACGATCGTTGTGGGCCCGAGCAGTGGAATTAGCATTTAATGTTTGATTAAACGCGGTGCCTCACGGAACGCGCACACCGATCCGAGATCATAAACGCTGCGAAGGCTTATGTCACTTGCTCGTCGTGATTATtagtgctgttttttttttcttttttttttagcaaatttcAGATGGATGGTTCGTGACTTTTTTCACGTTCTGCTGGGTGGTGATGTGAAGCGAACTTGACACGTTCTGACGCGGTTTTCCGACCTCGTGATCACCACGCGTCTGCCGTGCCGAAATACGATATTGTTCCCCgtgaaaaggtaaaaacctCACCACCGGGGGTGGActaaaaatatcacaaattCTTCAACCGAAAATGTtgcgcttttattttctcactgTGACTGTGCGTCCTGTGGCTTGACAGGATCTAACACGCGTGCGGGTGGCTGTACAGTCACCCCTTTTATGTTGATGTCTTATCCTTCGATTAACCGCGTGCTACACGCTTTATTAACGCTTTCTTCACCGCGACGTGGTGGCGTAACGGACTTCCGtggttttttctccttttttcccaaGCAAACACTAGCCTTCACTCTATATTCATCACTTCCGCAAAACGTGCACTAACTGTGGGCTTTTAGTGCGGACGGTATGTATCACATCTGTTACCGTCggtcggttttcttttcatcgctCACACCATCTTTGAAGCAAACACTTTGAAACCGGGAAATGATCGGAAAAACCACTGCTTTGCGATTTCGTAAACAGCCCCTTGCCACACTGCTCTGCCCGTCAGAGCAAAAACTCGGCTTTCGAATGCGTTCCGGCGTCTGGCGGCAACCGGACCGGACCGACCAACCGACTCGAACTGACTGACTGTGCCTCAAGATCTCTGGGAAAACTCCCGCGAGGGTGTTCACGCTCTCGCAAGGTGCGCGCCGGTTCTTGTGTTAAATATATCAAACCTGTCTCCCTTTCTTGCCAACCGGGACTTTCCTCTGCCCCGCTCTTTCGAAATCACGTCTCGCTCACACGCGTTGCATTCAGAGCGAGCGGCTAAAGCTGGGTGAGCGGATTTTCCAACCCGAAGGTGGCAACTTT encodes:
- the LOC128726783 gene encoding uncharacterized protein LOC128726783 is translated as MSFCRITGKCRSLPKPNYFPMLPPISPAAAKRFCRVTGKSYGLPSHHFIPVALARPRNGTGADRCRVTNVSAELERHHYQPGAYGNRPHELVSAFRYVLPVLDAGDEAQRNLSEVLARKTAPLEQTLYVYRVEERGFGLVFPARLEAAVRDGDVRDVLLAKESDKLLIRLRKGASVAVPLKGFETAGPDNALYEGEGPREEVIKRREREDAARPKPKANGGALSSIAHIFERKERAEEEQLEQEQRFIEEHREKAAKLAAERRERQREEQQQALRLNEHLLGQDPELGDLVKPLIESWDWGTLEREAADRSAEGGGVVSSVRTLPAPLRVIPAVLEIPRPIAIDSEQLTRCSGLDAASYVGTIEPARVEVRPERIAAMAALDQETLSKTARLTERLAGSELLPHPDDLASIVTALAGTQGEQIEVEGVPGVRLVVNHQPVFLPGQTVQVGKKGPTFVPGQSLPSGELLEFVPGVTMAGPDGTVQFVPGEVTGRAFVAGRTVEGRFVCGQVLVDGDGEPRFVPGQTVVTPEGASKFVAGVVDERTGSFVPGQAIDTPGGVRFVPGQTITVAGRERFVPGQNVPTGDGGLVFVPGQTVPNQLAGDATERFVPGKTIVTSEGARFVPGRYVGDTFVPGIDDDDGARFVPGVNIETKEGSKFVEGQVVRTRHGDVFMPGTTAVGSNGEVTFELASTIDAVRFREAIPVGLVVDGDRLAAGEPSLCVFGHLVQNEAGSVEFYPERIGREHLPAGKVIPGQLVRQLAESKFIPGVKTEDGGFMPGQVVLTDRGEQFVPGQVIETSEGMKFVPGQIIETKSGPKFVPGQTMETPDGARFVPGQIINTRAGPTFIPGQVISTDDDGEKFVPGQIVDTEDGPRFVPGRVVESENRVTFIPGRIVQTADGPRFVAPDLKDTEDGDEEFSVQSFTVTPEELKLLKPSQPAYGGAVSGEGSLVVSLDSTILQGLAQSGMPIGRQVEASAVDYVLESTQERKALQKFLAEGGLPGAELDALESIFDGLKQVCRQVDRESLQYSDPRAPLDETVCNGSIGVVEALAASLAGMLTETSDGPERPMYELIAEAIKASTGEYTVDELRHVVESPEAVDYLMGAVARTIVRSNIDQKLRTLTALIDGDTDDGTPRDDATGGSVLPTGAIEEFCQLLDNGAMSEAFVNLLKKDEHLFRSIVGSLRSSGVLEDSVNIAEILQTALVDSVQERAQAALVELVEDEGSQDALRTLLRKSEGLAHALGHAKEAEALGYLLTNPTALRELNREDELFTLINRVLIMEQLAEDDDEYRELMDGLERTPAHATKSDKLRELIRQSGALSHAPARRRPAIESSRDVPLSLFYTNNQLAIEEFLLRSGRVTGQRSAPKAFLIIKRGLQAVIPRESSHEVLAGRIAYTVLDEDGIRHFEPMNVLSALQLKPRFLHRFSMYTCVVQEEPDCETFSSSGSSSHDALDTVDEVAYYYRPLSRRGSLRVPLSEIGATRKLETRQESFSPRLERRKMPPLNGFHHTNREPMSKSPAHQPIHQPYQSLHQHGSLPVASSPSVQLQQHLPRQQQQHQPQPHYQKHYPTAKADNVKQTLPMAMRIAIKASLAQGREPSSCHRSGSRDSIHRTSSRTSMHDWNWK